GAAAGAAAAAGAAGGGCCACAAGATGGCTACGCACAAGCGCAAGAAGCGTCTGCGTAAGAACAGACATAAGAGCAAGTAAGCATTTTTGCTCGTCTGGAAAAGAATGAAAGGAGTGTACCACGGCATGGCACGTCTATGCAGGTGCACCCTTTTTTGTACAAGAATACCAATTCAAGAATCCTAAAAAAGAATGACAAGCGAAGTAATTATCGATGTTCAGCCGAAGGAGATATCCATTGCACTGCTTGAAGACAAGCAGTTGGTGGAATATCAGAGCGAGCCTCGCTCAGCCTCTTATTCTGTAGGCAACATCTACATTGGAAAAGTCCGCAAGTTGATGCCTGGACTTAACGCCTGCTTCGTAGATGTCGGCTCTGAGCGCGACGCATTCCTACACTATCTTGACTTGGGACTTCAATATAGCTCTTTTGAGAAATACTTAAAACAAGTAGCAAGCGACCGCAAGAAACTCTACCCTATTCAAAAAGCCACTAAACAGCCCGATCTGCCAAAGGATGGTAGCATCCAGAACACGCTGAAGGTGGGGCAAGAGGTATTGGTGCAAGTAGTAAAAGAACCTATTAACACAAAAGGTCCACGACTCACTTGCGATTTGAGTTTTGCCGGTCGCTACATGGTACTCATCCCCTTTGGCGATAAGGTATCCGTCAGTTCAAAAATTAAGAAAGGAGAAGAGCGCAGTCGTCTGAAACAACTGGTACAAAGCATGAAACCGAAAAACTTCGGCGTCATTGTTCGTACTGTAGCTGAAGGCAAGCGTGCTGCTGAACTCGATCAGGAACTGAAGGTTCTCTTAAAGCGATGGGAAGATGCCATTACGCGCGTTCAGAAAACCACCGAGCGCCCACAACTTGTGTTCGAGGAACAGAGTCGCAGTGTAGCTCTTATTCGCGACCTTTTCAACCCCACTTACGACGGTATTCATATTAACGATTCCGAAATCTACAGTCAGATTCACGATTACGTATCACTCATTGCCCCTGAAAAGGCCGATATCGTGAAACTGTACAATGGTAACGTACCCATTTTTGACAATTTCAATGTTACCAAACAGATTAAATCAGGTTTCGGGCGCACCGTCAACTACAAGCGTGGGGCCTACCTCATCATTGAACACACAGAGGCCATGCATGTGGTTGATGTTAATAGTGGAACGCGCATTAAGAAAGAAAACGGACAGGAAGCTAATGCACTGGAGACCAACCTTGGTGCTGCCGATGAGCTGGCACGCCAGTTGCGTCTGCGCGACATGGGCGGCATTATTGTTGTTGACTTTATCGACATGAATCTTGCCGAGGATCGTCAGTTGTTGTACGAACGCATGTGCGAGAACATGAAAAAAGACCGTGCTCGTCACAATATCCTGCCATTGAGCAAGTTTGGATTAATGCAGATTACCCGTCAGCGTGTTCGTCCTGCTATGGACGTAGCTGTTGAGGAAAGTTGTCCCACCTGCCTTGGCACTGGCAAAATTAAGTCCAGCATCCTGTTTACCGACCAGTTAGAGAGCAAGATTGACCGTCTCGTCAACAAGATAGGCATTCGCCGATTCTCATTGCACGTACACCCCTACGTAGCAGCATTCATCAATCAAGGCGTATTCTCACTGAAACGCCGCTGGCAGTTGAAGTACGGACTGGGTATCCGTATCATCAGTAGTCAGAAACTTGCATTCCTGCAGTATGAGTTCTACGATCAGAACCGTCAGTTCATCGATATGCAAGAAGAGAACGAAGTTAGCAAATAAGAGATTCAATAATCACAAAAACAAAAGCTACAATGAAAAGAGACAACACTGTTTTCGAGTTGATTGAGAAAGAGCATCAGCGCCAGCTGAAAGGCATTGAGCTGATTGCCAGTGAAAACTTTG
The sequence above is a segment of the Prevotella sp. E9-3 genome. Coding sequences within it:
- a CDS encoding Rne/Rng family ribonuclease; this translates as MTSEVIIDVQPKEISIALLEDKQLVEYQSEPRSASYSVGNIYIGKVRKLMPGLNACFVDVGSERDAFLHYLDLGLQYSSFEKYLKQVASDRKKLYPIQKATKQPDLPKDGSIQNTLKVGQEVLVQVVKEPINTKGPRLTCDLSFAGRYMVLIPFGDKVSVSSKIKKGEERSRLKQLVQSMKPKNFGVIVRTVAEGKRAAELDQELKVLLKRWEDAITRVQKTTERPQLVFEEQSRSVALIRDLFNPTYDGIHINDSEIYSQIHDYVSLIAPEKADIVKLYNGNVPIFDNFNVTKQIKSGFGRTVNYKRGAYLIIEHTEAMHVVDVNSGTRIKKENGQEANALETNLGAADELARQLRLRDMGGIIVVDFIDMNLAEDRQLLYERMCENMKKDRARHNILPLSKFGLMQITRQRVRPAMDVAVEESCPTCLGTGKIKSSILFTDQLESKIDRLVNKIGIRRFSLHVHPYVAAFINQGVFSLKRRWQLKYGLGIRIISSQKLAFLQYEFYDQNRQFIDMQEENEVSK